The following coding sequences are from one Nicotiana tomentosiformis chromosome 3, ASM39032v3, whole genome shotgun sequence window:
- the LOC104121109 gene encoding xyloglucan endotransglucosylase protein 6-like isoform X3, producing MLCAGCGFQSKNKYLFGKASVQIKLVGGDSAGTVIAFYMSSEGANHDELDFEFLGNVSGEPYLVQTNVYANGTGDREQRHSLWFDPTTDFHTYSFFWNHHTIIFSVDDIPIRVFQNKENKGVAYPKNQGMGIYGSLWNADDWATQGGRVKTNWSHSPFVATFRAFEIDACDLSGEDTVAAGAKCGKLAECWWDKPAVKQLNKSKKRQFKMVQSKHLVYDYCKDTARFTQMPKECLD from the exons ATGCTTTGTGCAG GCTGCGGGTTTCAGTCGAAGAACAAATATTTGTTCGGGAAAGCCAGCGTGCAGATCAAACTAGTTGGAGGAGATTCAGCTGGAACAGTCATTGCTTTTTAT ATGTCTTCGGAGGGAGCTAATCACGACGAATTGGACTTTGAGTTTCTTGGGAATGTTTCAGGAGAACCATACCTAGTACAAACAAATGTGTACGCGAATGGCACCGGAGACAGAGAGCAGAGGCATAGTCTCTGGTTCGATCCAACAACGGACTTTCACACTTACTCTTTCTTCTGGAATCATCATACCATTAT cTTTTCAGTTGATGACATTCCTATTAGAGTGTTCCAAAACAAGGAGAACAAAGGCGTGGCATACCCGAAAAATCAAGGCATGGGAATTTATGGATCATTGTGGAATGCAGATGATTGGGCTACACAAGGAGGGAGAGTGAAGACCAACTGGAGCCACTCTCCATTTGTTGCAACATTTCGAGCGTTCGAGATCGACGCTTGTGATTTGTCTGGTGAGGACACAGTTGCTGCCGGTGCAAAATGCGGCAAGTTAGCAGAATGCTGGTGGGATAAGCCAGCTGTGAAGCAGCTGAACAAGAGCAAAAAGCGCCAATTCAAAATGGTTCAATCTAAGCACTTGGTCTATGATTATTGTAAGGATACTGCAAGATTCACTCAAATGCCTAAAGAATGCTTGGACTAG
- the LOC104121109 gene encoding xyloglucan endotransglucosylase protein 6-like isoform X2, translated as MLCAGVGVNFAEVFESSWAPDHITVVGDQVMLTLDNASGCGFQSKNKYLFGKASVQIKLVGGDSAGTVIAFYMSSEGANHDELDFEFLGNVSGEPYLVQTNVYANGTGDREQRHSLWFDPTTDFHTYSFFWNHHTIIFSVDDIPIRVFQNKENKGVAYPKNQGMGIYGSLWNADDWATQGGRVKTNWSHSPFVATFRAFEIDACDLSGEDTVAAGAKCGKLAECWWDKPAVKQLNKSKKRQFKMVQSKHLVYDYCKDTARFTQMPKECLD; from the exons ATGCTTTGTGCAG GAGTTGGTGTCAACTTCGCCGAAGTTTTCGAGTCGAGTTGGGCACCTGACCATATTACTGTGGTAGGAGACCAAGTTATGCTCACCCTTGACAATGCTTCTG GCTGCGGGTTTCAGTCGAAGAACAAATATTTGTTCGGGAAAGCCAGCGTGCAGATCAAACTAGTTGGAGGAGATTCAGCTGGAACAGTCATTGCTTTTTAT ATGTCTTCGGAGGGAGCTAATCACGACGAATTGGACTTTGAGTTTCTTGGGAATGTTTCAGGAGAACCATACCTAGTACAAACAAATGTGTACGCGAATGGCACCGGAGACAGAGAGCAGAGGCATAGTCTCTGGTTCGATCCAACAACGGACTTTCACACTTACTCTTTCTTCTGGAATCATCATACCATTAT cTTTTCAGTTGATGACATTCCTATTAGAGTGTTCCAAAACAAGGAGAACAAAGGCGTGGCATACCCGAAAAATCAAGGCATGGGAATTTATGGATCATTGTGGAATGCAGATGATTGGGCTACACAAGGAGGGAGAGTGAAGACCAACTGGAGCCACTCTCCATTTGTTGCAACATTTCGAGCGTTCGAGATCGACGCTTGTGATTTGTCTGGTGAGGACACAGTTGCTGCCGGTGCAAAATGCGGCAAGTTAGCAGAATGCTGGTGGGATAAGCCAGCTGTGAAGCAGCTGAACAAGAGCAAAAAGCGCCAATTCAAAATGGTTCAATCTAAGCACTTGGTCTATGATTATTGTAAGGATACTGCAAGATTCACTCAAATGCCTAAAGAATGCTTGGACTAG
- the LOC104121109 gene encoding xyloglucan endotransglucosylase protein 6-like isoform X1, producing the protein MPSSMIVFLILAMLLNTGVGVNFAEVFESSWAPDHITVVGDQVMLTLDNASGCGFQSKNKYLFGKASVQIKLVGGDSAGTVIAFYMSSEGANHDELDFEFLGNVSGEPYLVQTNVYANGTGDREQRHSLWFDPTTDFHTYSFFWNHHTIIFSVDDIPIRVFQNKENKGVAYPKNQGMGIYGSLWNADDWATQGGRVKTNWSHSPFVATFRAFEIDACDLSGEDTVAAGAKCGKLAECWWDKPAVKQLNKSKKRQFKMVQSKHLVYDYCKDTARFTQMPKECLD; encoded by the exons ATGCCATCCTCTATGATTGTCTTTTTGATCCTAGCTATGCTACTAAACACAGGAGTTGGTGTCAACTTCGCCGAAGTTTTCGAGTCGAGTTGGGCACCTGACCATATTACTGTGGTAGGAGACCAAGTTATGCTCACCCTTGACAATGCTTCTG GCTGCGGGTTTCAGTCGAAGAACAAATATTTGTTCGGGAAAGCCAGCGTGCAGATCAAACTAGTTGGAGGAGATTCAGCTGGAACAGTCATTGCTTTTTAT ATGTCTTCGGAGGGAGCTAATCACGACGAATTGGACTTTGAGTTTCTTGGGAATGTTTCAGGAGAACCATACCTAGTACAAACAAATGTGTACGCGAATGGCACCGGAGACAGAGAGCAGAGGCATAGTCTCTGGTTCGATCCAACAACGGACTTTCACACTTACTCTTTCTTCTGGAATCATCATACCATTAT cTTTTCAGTTGATGACATTCCTATTAGAGTGTTCCAAAACAAGGAGAACAAAGGCGTGGCATACCCGAAAAATCAAGGCATGGGAATTTATGGATCATTGTGGAATGCAGATGATTGGGCTACACAAGGAGGGAGAGTGAAGACCAACTGGAGCCACTCTCCATTTGTTGCAACATTTCGAGCGTTCGAGATCGACGCTTGTGATTTGTCTGGTGAGGACACAGTTGCTGCCGGTGCAAAATGCGGCAAGTTAGCAGAATGCTGGTGGGATAAGCCAGCTGTGAAGCAGCTGAACAAGAGCAAAAAGCGCCAATTCAAAATGGTTCAATCTAAGCACTTGGTCTATGATTATTGTAAGGATACTGCAAGATTCACTCAAATGCCTAAAGAATGCTTGGACTAG
- the LOC104089260 gene encoding uncharacterized protein encodes MSTIHMSSLTIGSISQQQPFSPFPYYKSIDSTRIKASPIEAEAEAEELKRKIEIRVCTNRTCRKQGSLDTLQVLSGIAPPYVTVNSCGCLGHCGAGPNVVVLPDAVFVKHCATATRAAEIMAFLCLGKRDDVEGESRKSLEALALRKRAEDEMSNANFSEAHSLLSQAIDLKPFGGVHIMLKDRSAAELAMGNLADALEDAKEASTIAPNYPEGYICQGDALMAADQVDAAEKSYSMALVLDPSIRRSKSFKARIAKLKEKLALANLG; translated from the exons ATGAGTACAATTCATATGAGCAGTCTCACTATCGGCAGCATTTCTCAGCAGCAACCCTTTTCGCCATTCCCCTATTATAAATCAATTGACTCTACAAGAATCAAAGCATCGCCaatagaagcagaagcagaagcagaagaacTAAAAAGGAAGATAGAAATTAGAGTTTGCACAAACAGGACATGCAGGAAACAGGGATCTTTAGATACCCTTCAAGTTCTTTCCGGAATTGCTCCTCCCTACGTTACTGTTAATTCCTGTGGTTGTCTTGGCCACTGCGGAGCTGGACCTAACGTCGTCGTTTTACCCGACGCCGTCTTTGTTAAGCACTGTGCTACTGCTACTCGTGCTGCTGAAATTATGGCGTTCCTTTGCCTTGGTAAGAGGGATGACGTGGAAGGGGAAAGCAGGAAAAGCTTGGAGGCTTTAGCGTTGAGGAAAAGAGCTGAGGATGAAATGAGTAATGCCAATTTTTCTGAGGCTCATAGTTTGCTCTCACAG GCTATTGATCTAAAACCGTTTGGAGGTGTTCATATTATGCTCAAAGACAG GTCTGCTGCGGAGTTGGCAATGGGAAATTTGGCTGATGCACTTGAAGATGCTAAGGAGGCGTCGACTATTGCTCCCAATTATCCTGAA GGTTATATCTGCCAAGGTGATGCTTTGATGGCTGCGGACCAAGTTGATGCAGCCGAGAAATCATACTCCATGGCTTTAGTGTTAGATCCGTCCATCCGTCGTTCAAAATCATTCAAG GCTCGGATTGCAAAGCTTAAGGAGAAActtgcacttgcgaatttgggatga
- the LOC104089261 gene encoding kinase-interacting family protein, with protein sequence METKLKAEKKHGGEALTPVSMASSNYSKRRSFSRPSWLLCTVADLDEKMKKVALNIPEKGNADSFAERADAYYQKRPQLLALLQELYNSYVSLADRYCQALAKNHDHNRRYSSPIPSLTFSENDNCDEEDNGGEIIESDAESSLSYQPPFPPSTQGKFEADMIVADLVLRTVECDFVLDELNQVDKQNNESLRKVELQKSLLDVLESERLILLNENARLGYKVAALMEENKGLSSESLFLKRKAAELARCILKMREDHRVCMLSRKIEDLQGQIYGLEKRNKEYYDQLVKHEEEKKSTSKSMKGKREVSLKGCFKVPEDVVAGITRSFSFGNLKKGDQQENFKAEDGKKVPKLWDRVKKFDIFLCGPNFNSPYC encoded by the exons ATGGAAACAAAACTGAAGGCAGAGAAAAAACATGGTGGTGAGGCCTTAACTCCTGTTTCTATGGCTTCTTCAAATTATTCAAAAAGGAGAAGCTTCAGTAGACCCTCTTGGCTTCTTTGCACAGTTGCTG ATTTGGATGAGAAGATGAAGAAGGTGGCACTGAACATCCCAGAAAAAGGCAATGCTGACAGTTTTGCCGAACGTGCTGACGCCTATTACCAGAAACGGCCACAGCTGTTAGCCTTACTTCAAGAATTGTACAACAGCTATGTCTCTTTGGCAGATCGCTACTGTCAAGCACTTGCCAAGAACCATGATCACAATCGTCGATATTCTTCTCCTATACCATCGTTAACTTTCAGTGAGAACGATAACTGTGATGAGGAAGACAATGGTGGGGAGATCATTGAGTCTGATGCTGAGAGTTCATTATCATATCAGCCTCCCTTTCCACCTTCAACACAAGGTAAATTTGAGGCAGACATGATTGTTGCTGACTTGGTGCTCAGAACTGTGGAATGTGATTTCGTCTTAGACGAGCTTAATCAAGTGGATAAGCAAAACAATGAGTCATTAAGGAAGGTAGAGTTGCAGAAAAGCTTACTGGACGTGCTGGAATCAGAGAGGTTGATACTGTTAAACGAGAATGCTAGATTAGGATACAAGGTAGCTGCATTGATGGAGGAAAACAAAGGGTTATCTTCGGAATCTCTGTTCTTGAAGAGGAAGGCTGCTGAGTTAGCAAGGTGCATATTAAAAATGAGGGAGGATCATAGGGTTTGCATGTTAAGTCGAAAGATTGAGGATCTTCAAGGGCAAATATACGGGCTGGAGAAGAGGAACAAGGAGTATTATGATCAGCTTGTAAAGCatgaagaagagaagaagagCACGTCCAAATCGATGAAGGGTAAAAGAGAAGTTAGTCTAAAGGGTTGCTTTAAAGTTCCTGAAGATGTTGTTGCTGGGATTACTAGGAGCTTTAGTTTTGGAAATCTGAAAAAGGGTGACCAACAGGAAAATTTCAAAGCTGAAGATGGGAAGAAAGTTCCTAAGTTGTGGGATAGGGTCAAGAAGTTTGATATCTTCCTTTGTGGACCTAATTTCAACTCACCCTATTGCTGA